The nucleotide sequence CGAGAAGGCCACCGTGGCTTCCCGCGCCGCCTCCCGCGCGCTCGACAAGGCTGTCTCGAAGGGCGTCATCCACAAGAACGCCGCCGCCAACAAGAAGTCGGCGCTGGCCACCAAGGTTGCCGCTCTCCAGGGCTGAGCTCTGATGTAACCGGCCGCACGGGACCCAGCGGGCCCTCTCTCCCGCTCCCACCCGGCCCCCGGACTCGCACGCGGACGCGTTCGCCACGCGGGTGCGAGCCCACCCCTTCTCAACCCAAGGCCCCACCACACCTCCTTCCCCAGGAGGACGGTGGGGCCTTTGGCGTGGGGGGGTTGCGGGGGCCTTGGGAGGGGGGTGAGGGGCAGGGGCGGGGAGGCGGTAGGGGGCGCGGCCCCGGGGGGCGGCGGGGGCCTTCGGAGGGGGCCGGGGAAGCGGTAGGGGCGCGCGGCCCGTGGGAGGAAGGGGGCGGCGGGCCAGCGCCCCGGCCCCTGGGAGGCGGCGGGGGCGCAGCCCCGGGAAAGGCACGGCGCCGCGACGGGGCCGGGCCAGCGGGCCCCGGAGGAGCCGAGGGGCCCGGGCCCGGAGGGGGCCGACCGGGGGCCCAGCCCCCCGGAGGGGACCACGGGGCACGCCCCGGGAAAAGTCACAGGCTCAGCCCCAGCGAGAGGGCAGGGGCGCAGCCCGAGCGAAGGGGCCAGGTCACAGCCCGAGCGAGGGGATGGGGCGCAGCCCCGGAAGGGGGACGGGGCGCAGCCCCCGGTGGGGGCAACCAGGGCACCGCCCGGAAACTCACCGCCCCAACCCCGGAAGGGGGTCAGGGCACAGCCCCGGGAGGGGGTCGGGGCGCAGCCCCCGGCGGGGCCACCAAGGCACCGCCCGGAAACTCACCGCCCCAACCCCGGAAGGGGGCTCGGGGCACAGCCCCGACAAGGGGCTCGATGTGCCGCCCCCGAAGAGGGTCGAAGCGCCGCCCCGGTGGGTGCGACCGGGGCACCGCCCGGGAAACTCGCCTCCCCAGCCGCAGCAAGGGAAGGGGCTCGGGGCGCAGCCCCGGAAACGGGCTCGGGGCGCAGCCCCGGAAACGGGCTCGGGGCGCAGCCCCGGAAACGGGCTCGGGGCGCAGCCCCGGAAGCGGGCTCGGGGCGCAGCCCCGGGAGAGCGGCTCCGTTTGCCACCAGCCCCCGGCAGGGTTTCGGGAAGGGGTGGGGTGGGGGAACCGCTCCGGCATCAGCCACGACCCAGCCGCACCCTCGTACGCGCCCCCAGCCCCCGCCCCGCCCTACGGCCACGGCCCCGCCGCCACCCACAGCCACAGCCACAGCCACAGCCACAGCCACAGCCACAACGAGCCCGGCAGCGTCCGCCGGCCCCGGCCCAGGCCCCGCCCCCTACCCCCGCCGCATCCTCGCCGCCCGAGCCACCGCCACCACCGCCTTCTCCAGGGCGTACTCCGGGTCGTCCCCGCCGCCCTTCACCCCCGCGTCCGCCTCCGCGATCGCCCGCAGCGCCAGCGACACCCCGTCGGGGGTCCAGCCCCGCATCTGCTGCCGTACGCGGTCGATCTTCCAGGGCGGCATACCGAGCTCCCGCGCCAGGTCGGCCGGCCGCCCGCCCCTCGCGGAGGACAGCTTGCCGATCGCCCGTACACCCTGGGCCAGCGCGCTGGTGACGAGCACGGGCGCGACCCCGGTCGAGAGGGACCAGCGCAGGGCTTCCAGCGCCTCGGCCGTCCGCCCTTCGACCGCGCGGTCCGCGATGTTGAAGGAGGAGGCCTCGGCGCGGCCCGTGTAGTAGCGCCCGACGACGGCCTCGTCGATCGTCCCGTCCACGTCGGACGTGAGCTGCGCGACCGCGGACGCGAGCTCCCGCAGGTCGCTGCCGATCGAGTCCACGAGCGCCTGGCAGGCCTCGGGCGTGGCCGAACGCCCGAGGGTCCGGAACTCCTGCCGTACGAACGTCAGCCGTTCCGCCGGCTTCGTCGTCTTCGGGCAGGCCACCTCCCGCGCCCCCGCCTTCCGCGCCGCGTCGAGCAGGCCCTTGCCCTTGGCGCCGCCCGCGTGGAGCAGGACGAGCGAGATGTCCTCGACCGGGTCGTCGAGGTAGGCCTTGACGTCCTTGATCGTGTCGGCGGACAGGTCCTGGGCGTTCCGCACGACCAGCACCTTGCGCTCGGCGAAGAGCGAGGGGCTGGTGAGCTCGGCCAGCGAGCCGGGCTGAAGCTGGTCGGGCGTGAGGTCGCGCACGTCGGTGTCGGCGTCGGCGGCGCGCGCGGCCGCGACCACGGACTGGACGACGCGGTCGAGGAGCAGGTCCTCCTGGCCCACGGCGAGCGTCACGGGACCGAGGAGGTCGTCGGGGGAAGTCTTTCTGGTGGCCATCGCGATCCAGCATCCCACGCGCCACCGACAACAAGGCCCGCCACAGCCCGCCCCCGCCATGCCGGAGAATGGCCGGGTGAGTGAACGACACGTACTGGTACTCCCCGACCGCGACTCCGCCGAGGAGCTCGCCGGTGAACTCCCCGACCGTTTCGGCGTCGCCGAGGAACCCCAGCTCGTACGGGACTCCCTGGCCGGCGAGGACGACGCCGAGGACGCCCAGTGGCTGGTGGTCGTCGAGGACCCGGACGGCCGGCTGGACGCGGCGGCCCTCGACGAGCTCGCGGCCGAGTACGAGGGCTGGCTGGAGGCTCCGTAGGGCGGGGCCGCAGCCCGTAGGGGGCTGAACCACGGCCCGTACGGGCCACGACTTCAGCCCCGCGTCACCTTCGGCACGATCTGCACGTCCAGATCGATGCTGATGCTGGACCCCACCGCCGCGATCCCCCGCGCGAGCAGCGTCTGCCAGGTGAGGGTGAAGTCCTCCCGGTGCAGTTCGGTGGTGGCCCGGCAGGCGCACCGGGTCTCGCCTTCCAGGCCGCTCCCGATGCCGAGGTACTGGGTGTCGAGCGTCACCGTGCGGCTGACGCCGTGCAGGGTGAGCGCGCCGGTGACGGCCCATCGGCTGCCGCCCTTGTGCGTGAAGCGCTCGCTGTAGAACTCCAGCGTGGGGTAGGCGCCGACGTCGAGGAAGTCACTGGACCGCAGGTGGTCGTCGCGCATCTGCACCCCGGTGTCGATGGAGGCCGCGTCGATGACGACGTGCATCGCCGAGCGCTCCATCCGGTCGGCGATCCGCACGGCCCCGGCGAAGCTGTTGAACCGCCCGTGGATGCGGGCGAGGCCGATGTGGCGGGCGGTGAACCCGATCTGTGAGTGCGTCGGGTCGATCTCCCAGTCGCCGGGCTCGGGGAGCTGTGGCTGCGGGGCGATCTGCAGCAGCACGTCCCCGAGGCCGGTGTGGCCGCCTTCGGTGACGACGGCACTGCCGTGGTGGGGCGTGTAGCCCTCGGCGGTGACGGCGAGCCGGTACTCGCCCGCCGGTACGGTCGCGAGCGCCGTGCCGTACGGGTCGGTCTCCCCGGCGAGCACCTTGCGTCCGACCGTGTCGCTGAGCAGGAACTCGGCCCGCCGGACCGGTTCGTGTACGGGGTCGAGCACCCGGCAGCTCACCACTCCCGCCGAGGCGGGGACGGAGAGTCCGGCGAGCGGCCCGCCCCGGGCGGCGCCCGCCGGCCTCTTACCGAAGAGACGATCGAACATTGTTCACGCACCCCCGTGCGACTCGTTCATCATGCAACGAAGTCGCATTCGATCACCGTTGGGGCGTTCGAGGCAAACCGGACGACTACCGGTCAATGAGAAGCAAGTGCCGACAAGCGTTACCGAGGGTTCGAATCGGGAATTCCCCCGCGTACGACCGGCAGCACGTCGAGCTCGATCCCGAACAGCTCCCGGTACGCGCCCCGCACCTCCTCCTCGCTCTCCAGCGTCCGCTCCTCGCGCTCGCCCCCGGCGCGGGTGATCAGCTTCCGGTCGCTGAGGGTGATCCGGCCGTCCTCGGTGAGCAGGGAGCAGACCAGACTCCGCGGGAAGTGCGAGTCGGGCGAGGTCTGGTGGTACCAGGCGCCCGCCGCGAAGTCGGCGAGCTCACGCGGCCGCCGCTCCACCCGGTACTGCGGCTTGCCGTCGCGCAGCACGT is from Streptomyces venezuelae ATCC 10712 and encodes:
- a CDS encoding YceI family protein, with the protein product MFDRLFGKRPAGAARGGPLAGLSVPASAGVVSCRVLDPVHEPVRRAEFLLSDTVGRKVLAGETDPYGTALATVPAGEYRLAVTAEGYTPHHGSAVVTEGGHTGLGDVLLQIAPQPQLPEPGDWEIDPTHSQIGFTARHIGLARIHGRFNSFAGAVRIADRMERSAMHVVIDAASIDTGVQMRDDHLRSSDFLDVGAYPTLEFYSERFTHKGGSRWAVTGALTLHGVSRTVTLDTQYLGIGSGLEGETRCACRATTELHREDFTLTWQTLLARGIAAVGSSISIDLDVQIVPKVTRG
- the rpsT gene encoding 30S ribosomal protein S20, with protein sequence MANIKSQIKRNKTNEKARLRNKAVKSSLKTAIRKAREAVAAGDVEKATVASRAASRALDKAVSKGVIHKNAAANKKSALATKVAALQG
- the holA gene encoding DNA polymerase III subunit delta gives rise to the protein MATRKTSPDDLLGPVTLAVGQEDLLLDRVVQSVVAAARAADADTDVRDLTPDQLQPGSLAELTSPSLFAERKVLVVRNAQDLSADTIKDVKAYLDDPVEDISLVLLHAGGAKGKGLLDAARKAGAREVACPKTTKPAERLTFVRQEFRTLGRSATPEACQALVDSIGSDLRELASAVAQLTSDVDGTIDEAVVGRYYTGRAEASSFNIADRAVEGRTAEALEALRWSLSTGVAPVLVTSALAQGVRAIGKLSSARGGRPADLARELGMPPWKIDRVRQQMRGWTPDGVSLALRAIAEADAGVKGGGDDPEYALEKAVVAVARAARMRRG